CATACCGCCAAGCGTATCGATATGAGCCGACAACACAAGGGGGTTACCTTCTCCGCCTAGCTCCACGCATACGCAACCTTTTTTGGTTAGAGTAGCGCAAAAGCCTAATTTTTCAAATTCGCCCTTAGTATATTCGGCAACTTTGTTTGTAAAACCGCTAGGGCTAGGAATACTTGTGAGTTTTTTAAATTCAGTAATGCAATCCATATATTCTTTTCTCCTTTATTTCTCCGCTTAATTATATCATTTCTTGACGACTTAATCAACAGCTATAAGATATTTAAAAAGTATAACCGCCTAAATTTAGGCGGTTATTATAGCGGAAGCGTTTTTTTAAAACCGTGATAAGAAAATTAACGTTATTTTAAAAATGTCAATTTAATTTTTTAAAAATAACTATTAACTTTTTAATGTTAAAAACCTTGTTTTATTTGCCGGCTAGGAAATCTTTGATAAAACCATAAACATTGCTAGTTTCTACCGTATATGGAAGTTTTTCTATACCTTTTGCCGTAAACCATTCGGCGTTATAACCCGGAGTTTGCGTAGATAGACCGCCCCAAGTTGTAATAAGTTGTTCTGCCGTTGCCGTAGCTACGTTTACCTTGCAGTCGGTTTGTTCGTCGCTATTTAGTTTAAAAGTGTATAAACTCCACGAAGTGTTCCAGTATCCTACTACGACAGCTTTGTATGTCCACGTCGTCCAACTATGATTTCTCTTTTCCAGTAGGCTCAGCCCCGTATTCCAATCTTCTTTGCTATCAAAGAAGTTAAATTCGCCAAGCAATTTCGCCGTATCGTGATTGTTAAAGGGTAGTAGATAATCTTGATAATAGTAGAATAAACTATACGGAACGGTATCGTGTATCCAATTATACCAGTGATATTGATATAGTACGTTTGTCCAACCGTATTGACTAGGGTTAGGCAAATTGCTATATCCCCAACAGCCTTCGACAGAAATGCAGTGATATTCGTCAACTTCTCTTATGCCTTTAATTATTTGGTCAAATACTTCCCATTGTTTTTTGCCTGTAAACGTGCCATTTGCGCCCGAACCTGTTGGTTCGTTCATAATGTCGTAGGCAACGATTGATTTACCGAGTTCGGTTTCTATATTTATATAGTGGTCTGCGATAGCTTTCCACATAGCGATAGTTTGGTCAATATAAGTTTGATTGTCCCAAAAGCTGTTTTGGGTGTTGTCGCCGCTATGTTCGTATTTGTTTTGCGAGCCAACTACGCCGTGACAGTCTAATATTACATATAGGCCGTTATCTTTGCACCCTTCGATAAACCAGTCAAGCCATTTAAACGCATCGTCCTTCATAGTTAAATGATAGTTGTCGCCCTCCATAACCGTACGGTAATAGAAAGGCAAACGCACGCAATTTAGTCCTAACTTTGCGATATTTTCAAAGTCTACGTCTTGCCACCAATTTGAGTAATACCAGTCAAGTAGTAAGTCGACGGTAGAACAATCTTCTTCGTACCACCAGTATTTACTAGGGTTAGACTTGCATATACTGCGCAAAAGAATTATGTCTTTATCGCTTTCGTTTAAATTTTTGTTGTTATTTAACGCATCAAGCACAAATGCCATAGGCGTTTCGTTGTATGCAATTTTGCCGTCCTTTTGCTCGTAACCTAGCGAAGTTGCGCCAAGCCAGCCTTCCCAAATTAGCCAATTCCCTGCGTTTGTGCCACGTAGCAATAGGGCTTTGCCGTCTTTATCGTACAAAGATTTACCGCTAGAAACTACGTAGTCGGTGTCGTTATTAATTGTCGATTCAAATTTGACGGTGTAACTTACGTGATAAATTAACGCAAATAACGAATAACAAATTAAAACGCCTACAAGACACAAGCAAACTAAACCAATAATCTTAAAAGTTTTTTTGGTTGTTTTTCGGCAAGCAAGTTGTTTTTCAGTCAATTCTTCTTTCATATTGTCACCTCAATGCTAATAAAATAGTTAATTTTATTTTAACACAATAAATTAAAATATACAATACTTATAAAAAATATAAAAGCATTTAAGCCTAGACATAATAACAGATTAAGTGTTAATTTTTGTTAATTACGGCTACATTTTAGTTTTATAAAGATAAAATGACAATAATTAGTCATCTTTTAAGTAATTTTTTTTTAAAAAACCTATTGACAAAGTGTTTTTGCTTTGTTACACTTCATTCAAACAAGGTAGTTTGATATTGACTACTTCGATGTTTACTATTTCTTTCATCATTATTTTTTAAAAGTATATTTTTGGTAGTTTGATATTTGACTATCATTATTTATTTTAGGTTTGGGTTCTTTTTTTTAATTTATTTTTACTACTTACTTTTTAATTACATATTTTGGTAGTTTGATATTCGACTCGCCAACTTTATTCTATGTACTTGTATTCTTCACGACATCTTTGTAAGTTCAATTTATAAGTATGTTTTTTTATGCTTATAAATTGCCATATTAATATTAGGAGGAACAAAAATGAGAAAGAACAAACTATCAGTGTTGATATTAGTGTTGGTAATCGCTTTGTCTTGCACGCTATGCGGTTTTTCTAGCTGTAACGGAACAGGTGAAATAGGAGAGACCAAGACTATTACTACGCTAAATGGCAAACAAATTGAAATACCCGTTAGTCCGCAAAGAATAGTCGCTTTAACTAACGTTGGCGATTTACTAGCTATGGGTATTACCCCAGTTGCAGGCGCAAACCAATTTATCAATGAGAACCTCGGTTTTTCCGCAAGCGGAGTAGCCGTACTCAAAAACACTCAACCCTTCGACGCAGAGGAAATATTGTCTTATACCCCCGACTTAATTATTGTTTATCAAGATATGTCGATAGAGAATATAGCTACGCTCGAAGCAATCGCTCCGGTTGTTCCAATTAAGTCAAACAGTCTTGATTGTAGCGTAAGACTAGCCTATATTGGCGAATTGTTCAACCTACAAGATAAGGCAATTGAAGTTATTGGCCACGTTGACACTGTTATCAGCAAAGCCATCGCAAGATTTAAGACCCTTAACGTTGAGGGAAAAACAGTTACCGTATTTAACTATTTTAGCGGACTAGAAATTATCGTAAGCGATATGTTTGCGTTTAATAGCATTATTTACAAAACATTTAAAATGCGCGCTCCTCAAAAAGTCGAAGACGAAATATTTGGACACGACGGAATGTTTGCAATTTCTAGCGAACTTATGGGCGACTACATAGGCGACTACATCTTTACGCTTATGGATCCTCTCCCCTCAGATTTAACCGAGCTACCTATTTGGAAGGCGCTTAAACCTGTAAAAGCTGGCGCAGTAGGATATCTTGATATGGAACTTTACTTACAGAAAGACGCCCTTTACGTAGAAAAACAATATGACGTAATACTTGATTTGTTAGAAGCGGCGTTTGGAGTTAAAGCGTAATTAACGCTTACTACTATTAAATAAAAAGAGCGAGATATGCAACAATTACATATTAAAAAGAACAATTTACAAAACTTTATATTGATTATGATTGTTGGTTCTGTGGCGCTACTTATCGTTGGCATTCTTTTCGTAATCTTTGGCGCAAAGAACATTAACTTTATGGACATCTGGAATGCCTTTTTTAGCTATGACAACACAAACACAGACCACATCATAATTATCGGGCTTAGACTACCTAGATTGATTGCAAACATTATGGTAGGCAGCGCGCTTGCATTGACTGGCGCTATTATGCAGGGCAGTACAAAAAACCCTATGGCAGATAGCGGTCTTATGGGCATCAGCGGTGGCGCAGTATTTGCTATGACTATTATGTTAGTATTCTTTCCGGGTATGTCTAAGCTCGGCATGATAGGACTTTCTTGCTGTGGGGCGGCGCTTGCTACATTCATGACTTACTTTATAGCCGCAGCCAGCAGGAAGGGAATGACGCCCGAAAGGCTTGTTCTTTCCGGTATGTCTATTTCAATGCTATTCTCTTCGTTAAGTAGCGCTTTAATACTTAAATTTAATATGACAAGAGAATTAGCTTTTTATATGGCGGGTACGACCTCGACTGTCAACTGGCTCGACGTGCAGTTGTGCGCCCCAGTATTTATTATTGGCGTAACTGTCAGCTTGTGTATCTCGCGTTCCCTTACGGTAATGAATTTAGGCGACGACGTGGCGACGGGACTAGGTCTTAATGTTAAATTAATTAAGACAATCAATACTCTTGTAGTTCTGTTGCTTACCGCAATGGCGGTTATTATCATAGGGCCGGTATCTTATATCGGTCTTATGGTACCGCACATCGCTCGTCACCTAGTCGGTACTGACTATCGCTTAGTGCTACCGACTTCGGCTCTGCTGGGCGCAATATTTGTAGTGATAGTGGACTTCATCGGCAAGATTATTATGAGTCCTTTTGAAATGCCCATTGGAATATTGCTATCACTTATCGGCGTGCCTTTCTTTATCTATATTTCCCGTAAACAGAGGAGGGAATTTGGACAATGAGAAAAGAATTAGTAAGAATGTCAAGTACTAAAAAGGGCGGTTTAGTAATATTAGCCTTAGGCATTGCAGTAATACTTACCACTTTACTTAGTATGTGTTTTGGACCAACCGGTCTACCCTTTGGTAGAATCATAGCTACGTTATTTGGCTTTGGTTCGCCAAAAGAGAATTTAATAGTGTTTACCTATCGTATGCCAAGACTCATGCTCTCAATACTTGTTGGCATAGGTATGGGCGTATCGGGCGCAATTATGCAGAGCTTGCTAAGAAATGATATGGCAAGTCCGGGTACGCTAGGTATTAGCTCGGGTTCGGGCTTGTTTATGATACTCTATGTAATCTTGTTCTTTGGCGACGAATACAGCGACTTTATGTTACCTGTGCTTGCGCTTATGGGCGGAATTACATCGGCCGGGTTAATATTCTTGTTTAGCCGAAAGAAAGGCGTTCCTATTAGCCCAACAAAATTAATTTTAACCGGCGTTGCAATAAGCGGAGCGTATGGCTCTGCGCAACTACTCCTAACGCTTACGCTAGAAGAAACCAAGATAGACTTTGTGCAGAAGTGGCAAGCCGGCGATTTATGGGGCACAGAATGGAAGTATGTAATTATTCTTGCTGTTTGGTTACTTATCTTTGTTGGCTGGGCGTATTATAAGGCAACAACGCTTAACACCATCAACTTAGGTTACGACATTGCAACCGGTCTAGGCGTTAATCTTAACAAGCAATTTATAATACTTGCCTTATGCGCAGTAGCTACGGCGTCCGCAACGGTAGCCTTTGGCGGAAACTTCTTCTTTCTAGGTTTAATTAGTCCGCATATAGCGAGAAAAATAATAGGCAGTAACAATAAGATTTTAATGCCTGCCTCAGCGTTAGTCGCCTCGCTAATTGTTTTAGTCGGCGATATGCTCGCAAGAAACATCGGCTTCTTAATCGGCGTGCCGGCAGGAATTGTAATAACAGTAATTAGCATACCCTATTTCTTGTATTTATTAAGTAAAGCATAGGAGAGATATGAATAGTATTAGCACACAAA
The sequence above is a segment of the Clostridia bacterium genome. Coding sequences within it:
- a CDS encoding cellulase family glycosylhydrolase; protein product: MKEELTEKQLACRKTTKKTFKIIGLVCLCLVGVLICYSLFALIYHVSYTVKFESTINNDTDYVVSSGKSLYDKDGKALLLRGTNAGNWLIWEGWLGATSLGYEQKDGKIAYNETPMAFVLDALNNNKNLNESDKDIILLRSICKSNPSKYWWYEEDCSTVDLLLDWYYSNWWQDVDFENIAKLGLNCVRLPFYYRTVMEGDNYHLTMKDDAFKWLDWFIEGCKDNGLYVILDCHGVVGSQNKYEHSGDNTQNSFWDNQTYIDQTIAMWKAIADHYINIETELGKSIVAYDIMNEPTGSGANGTFTGKKQWEVFDQIIKGIREVDEYHCISVEGCWGYSNLPNPSQYGWTNVLYQYHWYNWIHDTVPYSLFYYYQDYLLPFNNHDTAKLLGEFNFFDSKEDWNTGLSLLEKRNHSWTTWTYKAVVVGYWNTSWSLYTFKLNSDEQTDCKVNVATATAEQLITTWGGLSTQTPGYNAEWFTAKGIEKLPYTVETSNVYGFIKDFLAGK
- a CDS encoding ABC transporter substrate-binding protein — translated: MRKNKLSVLILVLVIALSCTLCGFSSCNGTGEIGETKTITTLNGKQIEIPVSPQRIVALTNVGDLLAMGITPVAGANQFINENLGFSASGVAVLKNTQPFDAEEILSYTPDLIIVYQDMSIENIATLEAIAPVVPIKSNSLDCSVRLAYIGELFNLQDKAIEVIGHVDTVISKAIARFKTLNVEGKTVTVFNYFSGLEIIVSDMFAFNSIIYKTFKMRAPQKVEDEIFGHDGMFAISSELMGDYIGDYIFTLMDPLPSDLTELPIWKALKPVKAGAVGYLDMELYLQKDALYVEKQYDVILDLLEAAFGVKA
- a CDS encoding iron ABC transporter permease → MQQLHIKKNNLQNFILIMIVGSVALLIVGILFVIFGAKNINFMDIWNAFFSYDNTNTDHIIIIGLRLPRLIANIMVGSALALTGAIMQGSTKNPMADSGLMGISGGAVFAMTIMLVFFPGMSKLGMIGLSCCGAALATFMTYFIAAASRKGMTPERLVLSGMSISMLFSSLSSALILKFNMTRELAFYMAGTTSTVNWLDVQLCAPVFIIGVTVSLCISRSLTVMNLGDDVATGLGLNVKLIKTINTLVVLLLTAMAVIIIGPVSYIGLMVPHIARHLVGTDYRLVLPTSALLGAIFVVIVDFIGKIIMSPFEMPIGILLSLIGVPFFIYISRKQRREFGQ
- a CDS encoding iron ABC transporter permease, whose translation is MRKELVRMSSTKKGGLVILALGIAVILTTLLSMCFGPTGLPFGRIIATLFGFGSPKENLIVFTYRMPRLMLSILVGIGMGVSGAIMQSLLRNDMASPGTLGISSGSGLFMILYVILFFGDEYSDFMLPVLALMGGITSAGLIFLFSRKKGVPISPTKLILTGVAISGAYGSAQLLLTLTLEETKIDFVQKWQAGDLWGTEWKYVIILAVWLLIFVGWAYYKATTLNTINLGYDIATGLGVNLNKQFIILALCAVATASATVAFGGNFFFLGLISPHIARKIIGSNNKILMPASALVASLIVLVGDMLARNIGFLIGVPAGIVITVISIPYFLYLLSKA